From the genome of Anabrus simplex isolate iqAnaSimp1 chromosome X, ASM4041472v1, whole genome shotgun sequence, one region includes:
- the LOC137503315 gene encoding zinc finger protein ZFP2-like, translating to GVKHYSCNVCGKSFIKRGNLTKHMRTHTGEKPYSCNVCGKTFATKGRLPVHMRTHTGAKPYSCNVCGKSFTTNSSLTVHLRTHTGEKPYSCNVCGKTFATIGGLTYHMRTHTGEKVCSCNACGKSFATKGSLTVHLRTHIGEKPYSCNVCGKSFTQRGNLTEHMRAHTGVKPYSCNVCGKSFIQRGNITEHMRTHTDEKPNSCNVCDKSFTEKGNLTDHMRTHTGEKPYSCNVCGKSFIKRGKLTAHMRTHTG from the coding sequence ggcgtgaagcattacagctgcaatgtctgtggcaaatcattcataaagagaggtaacctaaccaaacatatgcggacccatacaggcgagaagccttatagctgcaatgtctgtggcaaaacaTTCGCAACGAAAGGCCGTCTGCCCGtccatatgcggactcatacaggcgcgaagccttacagctgcaatgtctgtggcaaatcattcacaacgaataGCAGTCTCACCGTTCATTTGcgtactcatacaggcgagaagccttacagctgcaatgtctgtggcaaaacaTTCGCAACGATAGGCGGTCTGAcctatcatatgcggacccatacaggcgagaaggtaTGCAGCTGCAAtgcctgtggcaaatcattcgcaacgaaaggcagtctgaccgttcatTTGCGTACCCATATAggtgagaagccttacagctgcaatgtctgtggcaaatcattcacacagagaggtaacctaaccgaacatatgcgggcccatacaggcgttaagccttacagttgcaatgtctgtggcaaatcattcatacagagaggtaacataaccgaacatatgcggacccatacagatgagaagccaaacagttgcaatgtctgtgacaaatcattcacagaGAAAGGCAATCTCactgatcatatgcggacccatacaggcgagaagccttacagctgcaatgtctgtggcaaatcattcataaagagaggcaaactaaccgcacatatgcggacccatactggcTAG